From Lolium perenne isolate Kyuss_39 chromosome 5, Kyuss_2.0, whole genome shotgun sequence, a single genomic window includes:
- the LOC127303246 gene encoding uncharacterized protein, producing the protein MEESSESDDDQSIDVASKSAMCTSSEAIYHGVPYISPKSDQFTGGNEEERGGILTGGKDHGGRAGGARGGTWNFGGASLSPMHFTHATQPGDAASVASTLQIFSLKLQEVNQEALGSNWPLRVYGTVAARDTVDRNRNILFHRARENCQILTQKDPSLQLTGPSRAIVAIDPVDLEIQLKVKGSGRKASEDRVLMHQTFVYGGGNNEVTLPSNDHCKIMLRCAKLENTVQATIVAVRVINWRKRAWPFKHGGKVSCVAKGPIVKPKEEEEEVVLQDQVTAASTASRDGYLDLSRRVVSVELNGELRVIIRSPKFRGHVFFPAKECKSSRGICHLGPYEVEVTVAWSLLIRDKRCISRREECVDDDVQAFEHTTKWIQRMKATLKSQSATKIYSLLDLISKNAMKLKAEPKLRISDYSISEVQIHMNNMYRDVTSLLLKMENVHNKYGPNALFNGLDQFCTWLDQMGLLSYKRTLKSQSFSELSRETLEAAKVKDEVSPRISSSTDIKLEIDEANEMGEEDEDSDKTQTEEEYFEWYRQGWVLSWSIFCGSFTETTSLSPMHFTHSTPGHRPRGALVDSTLQIYSIKVTDIEDDSGLNWPLQVYGVVAARDTVDRNRNILFSRQRNNCQILTPEDPFLRLTGPSRAIVTEPAYVEIELKVKGTTKSEDSVLMRHRWYYSSSYQGLRTLYTPLEGDYCTMVLSAETLGASVQATIVGIRVRVPEGSPNPFEYGGRVVCSSLPRRKGELPDSEHIAADPSFRQVVLQDGAMTTCSKGYLNLARHVVSVKLRGKLELVIEARSRCGAMAGQVVVSIDAQECNITENICHIGDSELEITVAWSRLVEDKAFVSTL; encoded by the exons ATGGAAGAATCGTCGGAATCCGACGACGACCAATCCATCGACGTCGCGTCCAAATCCGCCATGTGCACATCCTCCGAAGCCATCTACCACGGTGTACCATACATCAGCCCCAAATCCGACCAATTTACCGGCGGCAACGAAGAAGAACGCGGCGGAATACTCACCGGCGGAAAAGACCACGGCGGGAGGGCGGGCGGCGCGCGCGGAGGGACGTGGAACTTCGGCGGGG CGTCATTGAGTCCTATGCACTTCACACACGCTACACAGCCGGGTGATGCCGCTTCCGTTGCTAGTACCCTGCAGATCTTCTCTCTCAAACTCCAAGAGGTAAACCAGGAAGCTCTCGGGTCGAATTGGCCACTGCGTGTGTACGGCACGGTCGCCGCCCGAGACACCGTGGATCGCAACCGCAACATTCTCTTCCACCGTGCGAGGGAAAATTGCCAAATTCTCACTCAGAAG GATCCATCTCTGCAATTGACTGGCCCGTCTCGTGCAATTGTTGCTATAGATCCTGTTGACTTGGAAATCCAACTGAAAGTAAAGGGCAGCGGAAGAAAGGCATCAGAAGATAGGGTGCTGATGCATCAGACCTTCGTCTACGGCGGCGGTAATAACGAGGTCACTCTGCCGAGTAATGACCACTGCAAAATCATGCTACGGTGTGCCAAGTTGGAAAACACTGTCCAGGCAACTATAGTGGCTGTCCGTGTTATCAACTGGAGGAAGAGGGCATGGCCTTTTAAACATGGTGGTAAAGTTAGCTGTGTTGCCAAGGGGCCAATTGTTAAACctaaagaagaagaggaagaggttgTACTTCAAGATCAAGTGACTGCGGCTAGCACTGCTTCCCGTGATGGTTACCTTGATCTGTCAAGGCGTGTTGTTTCTGTTGAGTTAAACGGAGAGCTGAGGGTTATCATCCGTTCGCCCAAATTCCGTGGCCATGTCTTCTTCCCGGCCAAGGAATGCAAGTCAAGCCGCGGCATATGTCATCTTGGCCCCTATGAGGTGGAGGTAACTGTTGCCTGGTCGCTGCTGATTCGAGACAAGCGGTGTATCTCGAGGAGGGAAGAATGTGTGGATGACGATGTTCAGGCGTTCGAGCATACAACAAAGTGGATCCAGCGGATGAAGGCAACATTGAAGAGCCAGTCGGCCACGAAGATCTACTCCTTGCTCGATCTTATCTCCAAGAATGCCATGAAGCTCAAAGCCGAGCCGAAGCTGAGGATCAGCGACTATAGCATTAGCGAGGTCCAGATCCACATGAATAACATGTACAGAGACGTGACAAGTTTGCTGCTGAAGATGGAGAACGTGCACAACAAATACGGACCGAATGCGCTCTTCAATGGGTTGGACCAGTTCTGCACCTGGTTGGATCAGATGGGGCTTCTTAGTTACAAGCGTACCTTGAAATCCCAATCGTTCTCCGAGCTGTCCAGGGAGACTCTGGAGGCAGCCAAGGTGAAGGATGAGGTGTCACCGAGGATTTCCTCTTCCACAGACATTAAATTGGAGATAGATGAAGCCAACGAGATGGGAGAGGAAGACGAAGATAGCGATAAGACACAGACTGAGGAGGAGTACTTTGAGTGGTACCGCCAGGGCTGGGTATTGAGTTGGTCCATATTTTGCGGTAGCTTCACAGAGACGA CATCATTGAGTCCGATGCACTTTACACACAGTACACCGGGACACCGCCCACGTGGTGCTTTGGTCGATAGCACTCTgcagatatactccatcaaagtcACAGATATAGAAGATGATTCTGGCTTGAACTGGCCGCTGCAAGTGTACGGCGTGGTTGCTGCAAGAGACACGGTGGATCGCAATCGCAACATTCTCTTCTCCCGTCAGAGGAATAACTGCCAAATACTCACTCCAGAG GATCCATTTTTGCGCCTGACTGGTCCGTCTCGTGCAATTGTGACTGAACCTGCTTATGTGGAAATCGAGCTGAAAGTGAAGGGCACAACAAAGTCTGAAGATAGTGTGTTGATGAGACATCGCTGGTACTACAGCAGCAGTTATCAAGGGTTACGCACTCTATATACCCCTCTGGAAGGAGACTACTGCACAATGGTGTTAAGCGCAGAGACACTTGGAGCCTCAGTCCAGGCAACCATCGTGGGTATCCGTGTCCGTGTTCCTGAAGGGAGCCCAAACCCTTTTGAGTATGGCGGCCGGGTTGTTTGCTCCTCTCTGCCTCGGAGGAAAGGGGAGTTGCCTGATTCTGAACACATTGCTGCTGACCCCTCGTTTCGGCAAGTCGTGCTTCAAGATGGAGCAATGACTACTTGTTCAAAGGGTTACCTTAATCTAGCAAGGCATGTCGTCTCTGTAAAACTACGGGGAAAGCTTGAACTTGTGATAGAAGCCAGATCGCGATGTGGGGCTATGGCTGGTCAGGTAGTAGTATCCATCGATGCCCAGGAGTGCAATATAACCGAGAATATATGTCACATTGGCGACTCTGAGCTGGAGATCACTGTTGCTTGGTCCCGTCTTGTTGAGGACAAGGCGTTTGTCTCGACGTTATGA